A single region of the Hippopotamus amphibius kiboko isolate mHipAmp2 chromosome 6, mHipAmp2.hap2, whole genome shotgun sequence genome encodes:
- the LOC130854795 gene encoding LOW QUALITY PROTEIN: ubiquitin carboxyl-terminal hydrolase BAP1-like (The sequence of the model RefSeq protein was modified relative to this genomic sequence to represent the inferred CDS: substituted 1 base at 1 genomic stop codon): MFFAHQLIPNSCATHALLSVLLNCSSVDLGPTLSRMKDFTKGFSPESKGYAIGNAPELAKAHNSHARPEPRHLPEKQNGLSAVRTMEAFHFVSFVSITGRLFELDGLKVYPIDHGPWGEDEEWTDKARRVIMERIGLATAGEPYRDIRFNLMAVVPDHRIKYEARLHVLKVNRQTVLEALQQLIRVTQPELIQTHKSQESQLPEEPKPASSKSPLALETSRAPTASEGTHTDGVEEVASSCPQAPTHSPPSKPKLVAKPPGSSINGVPPIPTPIVQRLPAFLDNHNCAKSPMQEEEDLAAGVGRSHVPVRPPQQYSGDEDDYEDDEEDDVQNTSSAIGYKXKGPGKPGPLSGSGDGQLSVLQPNTINVLAEKLKESQKDLSIPLSIKMSSGAGSPAVAVPTHSQPLPTPSNESTDTASEIGSAFNSPLRSPIRSANPTRPSSPVTSHISKVLFGEDDSLLRVGCIRYNRAVRDLGPVISRGLLHLAEHGVLSPLALTESGKGSSPSIRPSQGSQGSGTPEEKEVLEAVDGREKPGLVRPSEPLSGEKYSPKELRALLKCVEAEIANDEACLKEEVEKRKKFKIDDQRRTHNDDEFICTFISMLAQEGMLANLVEQNISVRRRQGVSIGRLHKQRKPDRRKRSRPYKAKCP, from the exons ATGTTCTTTGCCCACCAGCTGATCCCCAACTCTTGTGCCACTCATGCCCTGCTGAGCGTGCTCCTGAACTGCAGCAGTGTGGACCTGGGGCCTACCCTGAGTCGCATGAAGGACTTCACCAAAGGCTTCAGCCCTGAG AGCAAAGGATATGCGATTGGCAATGCTCCAGAGTTGGCCAAGGCACATAATAGCCATGCCAGGCCTGAGCCACGCCACCTTCCCGAGAAGCAGAATGGCCTTAGTGCTGTGAGGACCATGGAGGCATTCCACTTTGTCAGCTTTGTGTCTATCACAGGCCGGCTTTTTGAGCTGGATGGGCTGAAGGTCTACCCCATTGACCATGGGCCCTGGGGGGAGGATGAGGAGTGGACAGACAAGGCCCGGCGGGTCATCATGGAGCGTATCGGCCTCGCCACTGCAGGGGAGCCCTACCGTGACATCCGCTTCAACCTGATGGCGGTGGTGCCCGACCACAGGATCAAGTATGAGGCCAGGCTGCACGTGCTGAAGGTGAACCGTCAGACAGTACTGGAGGCCCTGCAGCAGCTGATTAGGGTAACGCAGCCAGAGCTGATTCAGACCCACAAATCTCAAGAGTCACAGTTGCCTGAAGAGCCCAAACCAGCCAGCAGCAAGTCCCCTCTGGCACTGGAAACAAGCAGGGCCCCAACGGCCTCTGAGGGCACCCACACAGATGGTGTGGAGGAGGTGGCTTCTTCGTGCCCACAAGCCCCGACCCACAGCCCTCCCAGCAAACCCAAGCTGGTGGCGAAGCCTCCAGGGAGCAGCATCAATGGGgtcccccccatccccactcctATTGTCCAGAGGCTGCCAGCCTTCCTGGACAATCACAACTGTGCCAAGTCCCCCATGCAGGAGGAGGAAGACCTGGCAGCAGGTGTGGGCCGCAGCCACGTTCCAGTCCGCCCGCCCCAGCAGTACTCAGGTGATGAGGACGACTACGAGGATGACGAGGAGGATGATGTGCAGAACACCAGCTCCGCCATCGGGTATAAGTGAAAGGGACCAGGAAAACCAGGGCCGTTGAGTGGCTCTGGGGACGGGCAGCTGTCGGTGCTGCAGCCCAACACCATCAACGTCTTGGCTGAGAAGCTCAAAGAGTCCCAGAAAGACCTCTCGATTCCTCTGTCCATCAAGATGAGCAGCGGGGCCGGGAGTCCAGCTGTGGCAGTGCCCACACACTCGCAGCCCTTGCCCACCCCCAGCAATGAGAGCACGGACACAGCCTCTGAGATCGGCAGTGCTTTCAATTCACCACTGCGCTCGCCTATCCGCTCGGCCAACCCCACGCGGCCCTCTAGCCCCGTCACCTCTCACATCTCCAAGGTGCTTTTTGGAGAGgacgacagcctgctgcgtgtTGGCTGCATACGCTACAATCGTGCCGTACGAGACCTGGGTCCTGTCATCAGCAGAGGCCTGCTGCACCTGGCTGAGCACGGTGTGCTGAGTCCCCTGGCGCTGACAGAGAGTGGGAAGGGTTCCTCACCTTCCATCAGACCGAGTCAAGGCAGCCAAGGGTCTGGCACCCCAGAGGAGAAGGAGGTGTTGGAGGCCGTAGATGGCAGAGAGAAGCCTGGGCTGGTCAGGCCTAGTGAGCCCTTGAGTGGGGAGAAGTACTCACCCAAGGAGCTGCGGGCACTGCTGAAGTGTGTGGAGGCTGAGATTGCAAACGATGAGGCCTGCCTCAAGGAAGaggtggagaagaggaaaaagttcAAGATTGATGACCAGAGAAGGACCCACAACGACGATGAGTTCATCTGCACCTTCATCTCCATGCTGGCTCAGGAAGGCATGCTGGCCAACCTGGTGGAGCAGAACATCTCGGTGCGGCGGCGCCAGGGGGTCAGCATCGGCCGGCTCCACAAGCAGCGGAAGCCTGACCGGCGGAAACGCTCGCGGCCCTACAAGGCCAAGTGCCCGTGA